Proteins encoded in a region of the Dendropsophus ebraccatus isolate aDenEbr1 chromosome 11, aDenEbr1.pat, whole genome shotgun sequence genome:
- the LOC138767423 gene encoding claudin-8-like, protein MAWFLVQIIGILFGGLGMVLTFVITIMPQWRVSILAENNGINGRIDGYWISRWDGLWTTCVNQARLAMQCNSYESQVSLTMDLKSGRILLSFAILMTLFAFAFSVVGFLFHKCHEEGRVTRQCLRMTAGIIYILSTILIAIPVIWTTSNILTRAYDAAVCRGAVRIEMGEALFLAWPTMAFILIAGIILCCQCPGSQSCVPKEDKCDYRPPRDQELVIMRSVPDDRPNCTSRAQYI, encoded by the coding sequence ATGGCTTGGTTCTTGGTTCAGATCATTGGGATCTTATTCGGAGGTCTTGGCATGGTGCTAACCTTTGTCATTACAATCATGCCTCAGTGGAGGGTGTCCATCTTGGCTGAAAACAATGGAATAAATGGACGTATCGATGGCTACTGGATCAGCCGGTGGGATGGCTTGTGGACAACCTGCGTAAACCAAGCTAGACTGGCCATGCAATGCAACAGCTATGAGTCCCAGGTGTCTCTGACCATGGACCTAAAATCTGGAAGGATCTTGTTGAGCTTTGCTATTTTGATGACACTTTTTGCCTTCGCCTTCTCAGTTGTTGGTTTTCTGTTCCACAAGTGTCATGAAGAAGGTCGGGTGACAAGGCAATGTTTGAGAATGACGGCCGGGATCATCTATATTTTGAGCACCATCCTCATCGCCATTCCCGTGATCTGGACAACCAGCAACATCCTCACAAGGGCTTACGATGCTGCCGTATGTCGCGGGGCCGTGAGGATAGAGATGGGAGAAGCTCTCTTTTTGGCATGGCCGACCATGGCCTTCATCCTCATTGCAGGAATTATATTATGCTGTCAGTGCCCAGGCAGCCAATCCTGTGTGCCCAAAGAAGACAAATGTGACTATAGACCACCTCGGGATCAGGAGCTGGTCATCATGAGAAGTGTACCAGACGACCGACCAAACTGCACTTCCAGGGCCCAATACATATAG